From Primulina tabacum isolate GXHZ01 chromosome 2, ASM2559414v2, whole genome shotgun sequence, one genomic window encodes:
- the LOC142536659 gene encoding putative amino acid permease 7, which translates to MVEVDKEDDCTTPLLTYASSSDSHNSLKRTGTVWTAIAHIITGVIGSGVLSLAWSVAQLGWIAGPVCMVVFGVITIISSNLLCDCYRYPDPVVGHIRNKSYAEAVRSYLGEKSMWVAGIFLQESYYGYGIAYTITSAISMRAILKSNCFHKEGHDAPCDYGESLFILLFGAVQVVFSQIPDFHNMEWLSIIAAFMSFAYTFIGLALGLAKVVGDGEIRGDLVGVPTDNVAQKVWLSSQAVGDIAFAFTYNIILLEIEDTLRTPPPENKTMKKASTIAILITSFFFICCGCFGYAAFGNQAPGNLLTGFGFYEPYWLVDFANACIVLHLVGGYQIYSQPLFAVFERWIARKYPRNGFVNNEYSIKLPLLPTLKLNLLRLCFRTVYVASTTGLALLFPYFNQVLGVLGALNFWPLAIYFPVQMYLAQNKIGAWTGVWIFLQVFKIFCLLFTVLSFIGSLEGLISNKLS; encoded by the exons ATGGTTGAGGTTGATAAAGAAGACGACTGCACCACTCCGTTGCTCACATATGCTTCATCTTCAGATTCTCACAATTCCTTAAAAAGAACAG GGACTGTATGGACGGCCATTGCGCATATAATTACCGGAGTGATAGGCTCGGGGGTGCTGTCTCTGGCATGGAGTGTGGCTCAGCTTGGCTGGATAGCGGGACCTGTATGCATGGTTGTGTTTGGAGTAATCACAATTATTTCTTCAAATCTTCTATGTGATTGTTACAGATATCCTGATCCTGTGGTGGGACATATCAGAAACAAGTCCTATGCTGAAGCCGTGAGGTCATATCTTG GAGAGAAGAGTATGTGGGTGGCAGGAATATTTCTTCAAGAAAGCTACTACGGATATGGGATTGCTTATACCATAACTTCAGCGATCAGCATGAG GGCAATTCTGAAATCAAACTGTTTTCACAAGGAAGGGCATGATGCACCATGTGACTACGGAGAAAGTTTGTTTATATTGTTGTTTGGAGCTGTTCAAGTCGTTTTTTCTCAGATACCTGACTTCCACAACATGGAATGGCTCTCAATAATTGCAGCTTTTATGTCCTTTGCTTATACCTTCATCGGACTGGCTCTCGGGCTTGCAAAAGTAGTAG GAGATGGAGAGATAAGAGGTGACCTTGTTGGAGTACCCACGGATAATGTGGCTCAAAAAGTATGGCTCTCATCACAGGCAGTTGGTGACATTGCTTTCGCCTTTACCTACAACATAATTCTATTGGAAATTGAA GATACTCTTAGAACACCTCCACCAGAGAACAAGACAATGAAGAAGGCATCAACTATAGCTATACTGATAACCAGTTTCTTCTTTATCTGCTGCGGTTGTTTTGGATATGCTGCATTTGGAAACCAAGCTCCTGGGAATCTGTTGACAGGATTTGGATTTTACGAACCCTACTGGCTCGTTGACTTTGCTAATGCGTGCATTGTTCTTCATCTCGTGGGAGGGTATCAG ATATACAGCCAGCCATTGTTTGCGGTATTCGAAAGATGGATAGCAAGGAAATATCCAAGAAATGGATTTGTGAACAATGAGTACAGCATAAAACTCCCACTACTTCCCACTTTGAAGTTAAATCTTCTGCGTCTGTGCTTTAGAACTGTCTACGTTGCATCTACGACCGGACTTGCTTTACTCTTTCCTTACTTCAATCAAGTTTTGGGAGTTCTTGGGGCCTTGAATTTTTGGCCTTTGGCTATATATTTCCCCGTCCAGATGTATCTCGCGCAGAATAAAATAGGAGCCTGGACAGGAGTGTGGATATTTCTTCAAGTTTTCAAGATTTTCTGCTTGCTCTTCACTGTTCTATCTTTCATTGGGTCGTTAGAGGGACTGATAAGCAACAAATTAAGCTAG